A single window of Colletes latitarsis isolate SP2378_abdomen chromosome 6, iyColLati1, whole genome shotgun sequence DNA harbors:
- the LOC143342629 gene encoding DENN domain-containing protein 10 produces the protein MAPLTDLLSCSIIEKDSNGDVLWTWSYPIISELQKAVVMKKCNLESEHNSPQVFVFSRQKHDWFYIHCSEVFDSDKLPKVKLFALVLFAKDFNPRKYEVLSRVLSKMYCKTGNPTEILQLYLSVFTKGSCSTQENGTFVSDDFNSHCFTVNTNIKELIKTFELETILIYTALLLKKRIIVYHHSLEQLLKWIGLFPALMKHRKVTDNLFPWVDLVDDELSELKRHSHYVAGCRNSSILSKANLFDLLVNIPAREITVTSRAKESLTMTKTHKEIALFMVQLCENQTYTEAQIISEINDKTQDLLNQLTSLAVVQGPDGRKMISAQTLKEKNLPPAVENFLINLAVAENLFLL, from the exons ATGGCTCCACTTACAGATTTACTTTCTTGTAGCATAATCG AGAAAGATTCTAATGGGGATGTGTTATGGACATGGTCTTATCCAATAATATCGGAATTACAAAAAGCAGTTGTTATGAAAAAATGTAACTTAGAGTCAGAACATAATTCTCCACAAGTATTCGTATTTTCAAGGCAAAAACACGATTGGTTCTACATACATTGTAGCGAAGTATTTGATTCAGACAAATTACCAAAA GTAAAACTATTTGCATTGGTTTTGTTTGCAAAAGATTTTAATCCACGAAAATACGAAGTACTTTCAAGAGTCCTTAGCAAAATGTACTGTAAGACTGGGAATCCAACGGAAATCTTACAGCTGTACCTTTCTGTGTTTACAAAAGGATCATGTTCCACCCAAGAGAATGGAACATTTGTTTCAGATGACTTTAATAGTCATTGTTTTACAGTGAATACTAATAtcaaagaattaattaaaacattCGAATTAGAAACAATTCTAATATACACAGCCCTTCTTTTAAAGAAGAGAATAATAGTCTATCATCATAGCTTAGAACAACTATTAAAATGGATTGGGTTATTTCCTGCATTAATGAAACATCGTAAAGTTACTGATAATTTGTTTCCTTGGGTGGATTTGGTTGACGATGAACTATCAGAATTGAAG AGACATTCGCATTATGTTGCTGGCTGTAGAAATAGCTCTATCTTATCAAAAGCAAACCTGTTTGATCTGCTTGTGAACATTCCAGCTAGAGAAATTACTGTTACTTCACGTGCAAAAG aaaGTCTCACAATGACAAAAACACATAAAGAAATAGCTTTATTTATGGTTCAGTTGTGTGAAAATCAAACCTATACAGAAGCCCAAATAATATCTGAAATAAATgataaaactcaggatctgttgaatCAACTAACATCCTTGGCAGTTGTCCAAGGACCAGATGGAAGAAAAATGATTTCTGCCCAAACGTTGAAGGAAAAAAATTTACCACCAGCTGTAGAAAATTTCTTAATCAATTTGGCTGTTgcagaaaatttgtttttattgtaa
- the Eif3a gene encoding eukaryotic translation initiation factor 3 subunit A isoform X2 has protein sequence MARYGQRPENALKRANEFIEVGKPARALDTLQEVFRNKKWTYSWSESVLEPIMFKYLDLCVELKKSHIAKEGLFQYRNMFQSVNVGSLENVIRGYLRMAEEKTNQARKQSQQAVIDIDDLDNLATPESILLSAVSGEDAQDRSDRTILTPWVKFLWESYCQCLELLRTNAHVETLYHDIARMAFQFCLEYNRKTEFRKLCEKLRKHLEEICKLPALVSNVSMNRAETQQLNLETRLNQLDSAIQMELWQEAFKSSEDVHGMMNLSKKLPVPKTMANYYQKLAMVFWKAGNYLFHAAALFKLLQLSREMKKNMSLEEQQRMANRVLLATLSIPLPSAHPEFDRFIETDKSPLEKAQKLATLLGLTQPPTRVSLLKDIVRLNIVNLASPQLQELYSWLEIEFHPLELCNRVDSVIQTLQTDETGPLIQYVPALQDVTLVRLVHQISQVYQTIKFARLLELAKFTTDFHLERLLVDCVRYNDMQIRINHGKKCVHFGVDLSEAQREDHPDGPVLQAMPSEQIRCQLVNMATVLHRAINIINPNKKKMEREKLRTAMVSHYHETKLKEHQRILGRHKIIEERKEYIEHINTVREEEEMRRQEELQRQQMLAEQKRLEQEREERERKRQQSEIQQIKDRHLKEKMQQISQTSHGQKVLKKLDEDEIKKLDAEQIAAREAEELQKERREMQQKLKSQEKKIDYLERAKRLEEIPLVEKAAEEKMEQAKQRWEQQEAERIAAAIEERQQAVATRERMVRMKEDNDIFLTKILAERKNIYIEKFTEFEKILNEEKASRLLKRKMERKAERKAKWEKERAEALERKRLEDLRIKQEEEKRRLEEEKAKKEEEEKLKRAEEEAREAERLAKIEKQAEITRAREAEIERKLEEERQRDKDSWRRGEQQRHRIPEKSMEMSWRRPVDTKEDGGGGGGGGGGGGGGSGGGKDDTLRWKRRDADKWRKDDYEKDDTRDNRDRDRDRDRIDKDRGMDARPIRDIPRDPISDGPRVRGRMFDRRSGPGSGPGGGQRREDTMRNSTQNWRDKSDVIQNPPRDLPRRDEKREDPKDDRLPPKHEEKRQPLEDDGWSQVSRR, from the exons ATGGCGCGATACGGACAGAGACCAGAGAATGCTCTGAAAAGAGCAAACG AATTCATTGAAGTAGGTAAACCGGCTCGAGCATTAGATACTTTGCAAGAAGTCTTCCGCAATAAAAAATGGACGTACAGCTGGTCAGAGTCGGTATTAGAACCAATAATGTTCAAATACCTAGATTTATGCGTAGAACTAAAAAAATCACATATAGCAAAAGAGGGCCTATTTCAATATCGAAACATGTTCCAATCTGTAAATGTTGGGAGTTTGGAGAATGTCATACGCGGATATTTGCGCATGGCAGAAGAAAAAACAAATCAAGCACGAAAGCAGAGTCAACAAGCTGTTATAGATATAGATGATCTTGACAATTTGGCTACCCCAGAAAGTATATTGTTGTCAGCTGTTAGCGGGGAGGATGCTCAAGATAGAAGCGACCGTACCATTTTAACACCTTGGGTGAAATTTTTATGGGAATCGTACTGCCAGTGCTTAGAATTACTGAGAACCAATGCGCACGTTGAAACATTGTATCATGATATCGCGCGTATGGCCTTTCAGTTCTGTCTCGAATACAATCGTAAAACGGAATTTCGCAAATTATGTGAGAAACTAAGGAAACATCTAGAAGAAATTTGTAAATTACCTGCATTGGTTTCTAATGTTTCCATGAACAGAGCCGAGACgcaacaattaaacctagaaacGCGATTGAATCAACTCGATTCTGCAATTCAAATGGAATTATGGCAAGAGGCCTTCAAATCCTCAGAAGACGTGCACGGTATGATGAATTTGTCTAAAAAGCTTCCAGTGCCAAAAACTATGGCCAATTATTATCAAAAGTTGGCCATGGTTTTCTGGAAAGCAGGGAATTATCTTTTCCATGCTGCAGCGTTGTTTAAATTGTTGCAACTCTCGCGTGAAATGAAAAAGAATATGTCGCTCGAGGAACAGCAGAGAATGGCGAATCGCGTCTTGTTGGCTACGCTATCTATACCGTTGCCGTCGGCTCATCCGGAATTTGATCGTTTTATCGAAACAGACAAAAGTCCGTTAGAGAAAGCTCAAAAGCTTGCGACACTTTTAGGACTTACGCAACCACCAACAAGAGTTTCCCTACTTAAAGATATTGTTCgtttaaatattgtaaatttaGCGTCACCGCAGCTGCAAGAATTATACTCGTGGCTGGAAATTGAATTCCACCCTTTGGAGCTGTGCAATAGAGTAGATTCTGTTATTCAAACGTTACAAACTGACGAAACCGGTCCTCTGATTCAGTATGTACCCGCCTTACAGGACGTAACGCTTGTACGTCTGGTTCATCAAATATCACAGGTTTATCAAACCATAAAATTCGCCAGGCTCTTAGAGCTTGCCAAATTCACGACAGACTTTCATCTCGAACGACTCCTAGTCGACTGTGTAAGATACAACGACATGCAAATAAGAATTAATCATGGAAAGAAATGTGTTCACTTTGGGGTTGATCTGTCCGAGGCTCAAAGAGAAGACCATCCCGATGGTCCGGTTCTACAAGCGATGCCGTCTGAACAAATTCGTTGTCAACTTGTAAATATGGCTACTGTGTTACATAGagcaattaatattattaatccaaataaaaagaaaatggagAGGGAGAAGTTACGTACTGCTATGGTTAGTCATTACCATGAAACCAAGTTGAAAGAACATCAAAGAATTCTAGGAAGGCACAAGATCATAGAGGAAAGAAAAGAATACATCGAACATATTAATACGGTCCGCGAAGAAGAGGAAATGCGAAGGCAGGAGGAATTGCAGAGGCAGCAGATGTTAGCCGAACAAAAGAGACTTGAACAGGaaagagaagaacgcgaaagaaaaCGGCAACAGAGCGAAATTCAACAAATCAAGGATCGTCACCTTAAAGAAAAGATGCAACAGATCTCCCAGACTAGTCACGGTCAGAAAGTTTTGAAGAAATTAGACGAGGACGAAATAAAGAAATTGGACGCGGAACAAATTGCAGCCCGCGAGGCCGAAGAGTTGCAGAAGGAACGCCGGGAAATGCAACAGAAACTGAAGTCTCAGGAGAAGAAGATCGATTACTTGGAACGTGCCAAACGTTTGGAGGAAATTCCGTTGGTGGAAAAGGCAGCGGAGGAGAAGATGGAACAGGCGAAACAACGCTGGGAACAACAAGAGGCAGAACGGATCGCTGCGGCCATCGAGGAGAGGCAGCAGGCTGTCGCGACTCGAGAACGTATGGTGAGGATGAAGGAGGACAACGATATTTTCTTGACAAAGATTTTAGCCGAGCGAAAGAATATTTATATAGAGAAATTTACGGAGTTCGAGAAAATCTTGAACGAAGAGAAGGCAAGTAGGCTATTGAAGCGTAAGATGGAACGCAAGGCCGAGCGTAAGGCAAAATGGGAGAAGGAACGAGCCGAAGCTCTCGAGAGGAAACGTTTGGAGGATTTGCGTATCAAGCAGGAAGAAGAGAAACGACGCTTGGAAGAGGAGAAGGCCAAGAAAGAGGAGGAAGAGAAATTAAAGCGTGCCGAGGAAGAAGCAAGGGAAGCTGAACGTTTGGCTAAGATCGAAAAACAGGCGGAGATTACTAGGGCTAGGGAAGCAGAGATAGAACGGAAACTTGAGGAGGAAAGACAGAGGGACAAGGACTCGTGGAGGCGCGGAGAACAACAGCGCCATCGCATTCCCGAGAAATCAA TGGAAATGTCTTGGCGTCGTCCTGTGGACACAAAGGAGGAtggcggtggcggtggcggtggtggcggtggcggtggcggtggcAGTGGCGGCGGCAAAGACGATACCTTGCGTTGGAAGAGACGCGACGCAGATAAATGGAGGAAAGACGACTACGAAAAAGATGACACAAGGGACAACAGAGACAGAGACAGAGATAGGGATAGGATAGATAAAGATCGTGGGATGGATGCGCGCCCC atacgcgATATTCCACGTGACCCCATATCGGATGGACCTCGTGTCCGTGGCAGGATGTTCGATCGACGTAGTGGACCAGGCAGTGGACCAGGCGGTGGTCAGCGCCGTGAGGACACAATGCGTAACAGTACTCAAAACTGGCGCGACAAAAGCGATGTGATACAAAATCCTCCTCGAGATTTGCCTAGACGCGATGAAAA GCGAGAGGACCCTAAAGATGACAGACTTCCACCTAAACACGAAGAAAAAAGACAACCTCTAGAGGATGACGGATGGTCGCAGGTTAGCCGGCGTTAA
- the Eif3a gene encoding eukaryotic translation initiation factor 3 subunit A isoform X1 — MARYGQRPENALKRANEFIEVGKPARALDTLQEVFRNKKWTYSWSESVLEPIMFKYLDLCVELKKSHIAKEGLFQYRNMFQSVNVGSLENVIRGYLRMAEEKTNQARKQSQQAVIDIDDLDNLATPESILLSAVSGEDAQDRSDRTILTPWVKFLWESYCQCLELLRTNAHVETLYHDIARMAFQFCLEYNRKTEFRKLCEKLRKHLEEICKLPALVSNVSMNRAETQQLNLETRLNQLDSAIQMELWQEAFKSSEDVHGMMNLSKKLPVPKTMANYYQKLAMVFWKAGNYLFHAAALFKLLQLSREMKKNMSLEEQQRMANRVLLATLSIPLPSAHPEFDRFIETDKSPLEKAQKLATLLGLTQPPTRVSLLKDIVRLNIVNLASPQLQELYSWLEIEFHPLELCNRVDSVIQTLQTDETGPLIQYVPALQDVTLVRLVHQISQVYQTIKFARLLELAKFTTDFHLERLLVDCVRYNDMQIRINHGKKCVHFGVDLSEAQREDHPDGPVLQAMPSEQIRCQLVNMATVLHRAINIINPNKKKMEREKLRTAMVSHYHETKLKEHQRILGRHKIIEERKEYIEHINTVREEEEMRRQEELQRQQMLAEQKRLEQEREERERKRQQSEIQQIKDRHLKEKMQQISQTSHGQKVLKKLDEDEIKKLDAEQIAAREAEELQKERREMQQKLKSQEKKIDYLERAKRLEEIPLVEKAAEEKMEQAKQRWEQQEAERIAAAIEERQQAVATRERMVRMKEDNDIFLTKILAERKNIYIEKFTEFEKILNEEKASRLLKRKMERKAERKAKWEKERAEALERKRLEDLRIKQEEEKRRLEEEKAKKEEEEKLKRAEEEAREAERLAKIEKQAEITRAREAEIERKLEEERQRDKDSWRRGEQQRHRIPEKSSASVGLVEMSWRRPVDTKEDGGGGGGGGGGGGGGSGGGKDDTLRWKRRDADKWRKDDYEKDDTRDNRDRDRDRDRIDKDRGMDARPIRDIPRDPISDGPRVRGRMFDRRSGPGSGPGGGQRREDTMRNSTQNWRDKSDVIQNPPRDLPRRDEKREDPKDDRLPPKHEEKRQPLEDDGWSQVSRR, encoded by the exons ATGGCGCGATACGGACAGAGACCAGAGAATGCTCTGAAAAGAGCAAACG AATTCATTGAAGTAGGTAAACCGGCTCGAGCATTAGATACTTTGCAAGAAGTCTTCCGCAATAAAAAATGGACGTACAGCTGGTCAGAGTCGGTATTAGAACCAATAATGTTCAAATACCTAGATTTATGCGTAGAACTAAAAAAATCACATATAGCAAAAGAGGGCCTATTTCAATATCGAAACATGTTCCAATCTGTAAATGTTGGGAGTTTGGAGAATGTCATACGCGGATATTTGCGCATGGCAGAAGAAAAAACAAATCAAGCACGAAAGCAGAGTCAACAAGCTGTTATAGATATAGATGATCTTGACAATTTGGCTACCCCAGAAAGTATATTGTTGTCAGCTGTTAGCGGGGAGGATGCTCAAGATAGAAGCGACCGTACCATTTTAACACCTTGGGTGAAATTTTTATGGGAATCGTACTGCCAGTGCTTAGAATTACTGAGAACCAATGCGCACGTTGAAACATTGTATCATGATATCGCGCGTATGGCCTTTCAGTTCTGTCTCGAATACAATCGTAAAACGGAATTTCGCAAATTATGTGAGAAACTAAGGAAACATCTAGAAGAAATTTGTAAATTACCTGCATTGGTTTCTAATGTTTCCATGAACAGAGCCGAGACgcaacaattaaacctagaaacGCGATTGAATCAACTCGATTCTGCAATTCAAATGGAATTATGGCAAGAGGCCTTCAAATCCTCAGAAGACGTGCACGGTATGATGAATTTGTCTAAAAAGCTTCCAGTGCCAAAAACTATGGCCAATTATTATCAAAAGTTGGCCATGGTTTTCTGGAAAGCAGGGAATTATCTTTTCCATGCTGCAGCGTTGTTTAAATTGTTGCAACTCTCGCGTGAAATGAAAAAGAATATGTCGCTCGAGGAACAGCAGAGAATGGCGAATCGCGTCTTGTTGGCTACGCTATCTATACCGTTGCCGTCGGCTCATCCGGAATTTGATCGTTTTATCGAAACAGACAAAAGTCCGTTAGAGAAAGCTCAAAAGCTTGCGACACTTTTAGGACTTACGCAACCACCAACAAGAGTTTCCCTACTTAAAGATATTGTTCgtttaaatattgtaaatttaGCGTCACCGCAGCTGCAAGAATTATACTCGTGGCTGGAAATTGAATTCCACCCTTTGGAGCTGTGCAATAGAGTAGATTCTGTTATTCAAACGTTACAAACTGACGAAACCGGTCCTCTGATTCAGTATGTACCCGCCTTACAGGACGTAACGCTTGTACGTCTGGTTCATCAAATATCACAGGTTTATCAAACCATAAAATTCGCCAGGCTCTTAGAGCTTGCCAAATTCACGACAGACTTTCATCTCGAACGACTCCTAGTCGACTGTGTAAGATACAACGACATGCAAATAAGAATTAATCATGGAAAGAAATGTGTTCACTTTGGGGTTGATCTGTCCGAGGCTCAAAGAGAAGACCATCCCGATGGTCCGGTTCTACAAGCGATGCCGTCTGAACAAATTCGTTGTCAACTTGTAAATATGGCTACTGTGTTACATAGagcaattaatattattaatccaaataaaaagaaaatggagAGGGAGAAGTTACGTACTGCTATGGTTAGTCATTACCATGAAACCAAGTTGAAAGAACATCAAAGAATTCTAGGAAGGCACAAGATCATAGAGGAAAGAAAAGAATACATCGAACATATTAATACGGTCCGCGAAGAAGAGGAAATGCGAAGGCAGGAGGAATTGCAGAGGCAGCAGATGTTAGCCGAACAAAAGAGACTTGAACAGGaaagagaagaacgcgaaagaaaaCGGCAACAGAGCGAAATTCAACAAATCAAGGATCGTCACCTTAAAGAAAAGATGCAACAGATCTCCCAGACTAGTCACGGTCAGAAAGTTTTGAAGAAATTAGACGAGGACGAAATAAAGAAATTGGACGCGGAACAAATTGCAGCCCGCGAGGCCGAAGAGTTGCAGAAGGAACGCCGGGAAATGCAACAGAAACTGAAGTCTCAGGAGAAGAAGATCGATTACTTGGAACGTGCCAAACGTTTGGAGGAAATTCCGTTGGTGGAAAAGGCAGCGGAGGAGAAGATGGAACAGGCGAAACAACGCTGGGAACAACAAGAGGCAGAACGGATCGCTGCGGCCATCGAGGAGAGGCAGCAGGCTGTCGCGACTCGAGAACGTATGGTGAGGATGAAGGAGGACAACGATATTTTCTTGACAAAGATTTTAGCCGAGCGAAAGAATATTTATATAGAGAAATTTACGGAGTTCGAGAAAATCTTGAACGAAGAGAAGGCAAGTAGGCTATTGAAGCGTAAGATGGAACGCAAGGCCGAGCGTAAGGCAAAATGGGAGAAGGAACGAGCCGAAGCTCTCGAGAGGAAACGTTTGGAGGATTTGCGTATCAAGCAGGAAGAAGAGAAACGACGCTTGGAAGAGGAGAAGGCCAAGAAAGAGGAGGAAGAGAAATTAAAGCGTGCCGAGGAAGAAGCAAGGGAAGCTGAACGTTTGGCTAAGATCGAAAAACAGGCGGAGATTACTAGGGCTAGGGAAGCAGAGATAGAACGGAAACTTGAGGAGGAAAGACAGAGGGACAAGGACTCGTGGAGGCGCGGAGAACAACAGCGCCATCGCATTCCCGAGAAATCAAGTGCGTCTGTTGGCTTag TGGAAATGTCTTGGCGTCGTCCTGTGGACACAAAGGAGGAtggcggtggcggtggcggtggtggcggtggcggtggcggtggcAGTGGCGGCGGCAAAGACGATACCTTGCGTTGGAAGAGACGCGACGCAGATAAATGGAGGAAAGACGACTACGAAAAAGATGACACAAGGGACAACAGAGACAGAGACAGAGATAGGGATAGGATAGATAAAGATCGTGGGATGGATGCGCGCCCC atacgcgATATTCCACGTGACCCCATATCGGATGGACCTCGTGTCCGTGGCAGGATGTTCGATCGACGTAGTGGACCAGGCAGTGGACCAGGCGGTGGTCAGCGCCGTGAGGACACAATGCGTAACAGTACTCAAAACTGGCGCGACAAAAGCGATGTGATACAAAATCCTCCTCGAGATTTGCCTAGACGCGATGAAAA GCGAGAGGACCCTAAAGATGACAGACTTCCACCTAAACACGAAGAAAAAAGACAACCTCTAGAGGATGACGGATGGTCGCAGGTTAGCCGGCGTTAA